In Capricornis sumatraensis isolate serow.1 chromosome 18, serow.2, whole genome shotgun sequence, one genomic interval encodes:
- the ROPN1L gene encoding ropporin-1-like protein encodes MPLPDTMFCAQQIHIPPQLPDILKQFTKAAIRTQPADVLQWSAGYFSALSRGDPLPVKDRIEMPVATQKTDTGLTQGLLKVLHKQCSHKEYVDLADLEQKWKNLCLPIEKFKALLQLDPCEDKIEWIKFLALGCSMLGGSLNTALKHLCEILTTDPEGGPARIPFGTFSYVYRYLSELDSDISASDTEAYLSSLKESAAARKNGMIGLSDFFVLKRRI; translated from the exons ATGCCGCTTCCCGACACCATGTTCTGCGCGCAGCAGATCCACATCCCCCCCCAACTGCCGGACATCCTGAAGCAGTTCACCAAGGCTGCGATCCGGACCCAGCCTGCCGACGTTCTCCAGTGGTCCGCGGG GTATTTTTCGGCTTTGTCAAGAGGAGATCCACTGCCCGTGAAGGACAGAATCGAAATGCCCGTGGCCACTCAGAAAACAGACACAGGCCTGACTCAAGGACTCCTTAAAGTTTTGCACAAGCAG TGTAGCCACAAGGAGTATGTGGACTTAGCAGATCTTgagcagaaatggaaaaatttgtGCCTGCCTATAGAAAAATTCAAAGCTCTCCTGCAGCTGGATCCTTGCGAAGACAAAATCGAGTGGATAAAATTTTTAGCACTTGGATGCAGCATGCTTGGTGGG TCACTGAACACTGCGTTGAAGCACCTCTGCGAGATCCTGACCACGGATCCCGAGGGCGGGCCCGCGCGCATCCCTTTCGGGACCTTCTCCTACGTATACCGCTACCTGTCGGAGCTCGACTCGGACATCTCTGCGTCGGACACCGAGGCCTACCTCTCCTCGCTGAAGGAGAGCGC AGCTGCTAGAAAGAATGGTATGATAGGTCTTTCAGATTTCTTCGTTCTAAAGAGGAGAATTTAG